Proteins encoded together in one Telopea speciosissima isolate NSW1024214 ecotype Mountain lineage chromosome 6, Tspe_v1, whole genome shotgun sequence window:
- the LOC122664473 gene encoding protein LATE ELONGATED HYPOCOTYL-like: MDAYSSGEELIIRTRKPYTITKQRERWTEEEHNRFLEALKLYGRAWQRIEEFIGTKTAVQIRSHAQKFFSKLEKVSLIKGIPLGQALDIEIPPARPKRKPSNPYPRKTSTGAPQSSLVNDGKLLTPASHLHAGKQPLDLENGPPHEKPAHYEKSARAKETLNQDNCSEVLTLFHEVPCTSYSSVSKNCIPESFALESSSHFKEFVPSIKDINDQGTTDESHLTVKTKVSKKLDRTDADYTEMNNGVIETLNLEKSSPSSHDEQVQEAITDEPNKPEMLGLFSTEEMQTNQNFPRHVPLQFVDGISGTCMQTLGPDMTYPTPIMHQVGGAHGNPNLFTKPTTSASSEHHSNMSRPSVHQPLPTFLPPFTPLCNNQETYGSFLNFSATFSSLLVSTLLQNPAAHAAASLAASFWPCTNMEAWVDSSSGTLGGIPLRQISPPPSMEAVAAATVAAASAWWAAHGLLPLCPPLHTGFNCVSSLPTEIRSTDTGQPTVVNKDKKDNTSQDPPWEDQQLDPEFSEAVKKDSASKSPPASSSNSESGGTRSNSSELKDHMQKPVQDPGFHESNKADAKKQVDRSSCGSNTASSSEVETDAIEKNEKGEEELKEIDLSPASVEPNNRRNRSTSNMNESWKEVSEEGRLAFQALFSREVLPQSFSPHHYDPRSNEHPRSSSKEGNEKGKEDTLQVDLSSKTWSTCLDHPGVEKYESLRSSNNPEVGLLMTELGHARLKGRRAGFKPYKRCSLEAKEDKLASGSGQGEQKGPKRICLGGEAST; encoded by the exons ttggaAAAAGTGTCTCTTATCAAAGGCATACCACTTGGACAAGCTCTTGACATAGAGATACCTCCTGCACGTCCTAAAAGGAAACCAAGCAATCCATATCCTCGAAAGACCAGCACAGGGGCTCCTCAGTCTTCTCTTGTCAATGATGGAAAACTGTTGACACCAGCTTCGCATCTGCATGCTGGTAAACAACCACTGGACTTGGAGAATGGCCCACCACATGAG AAACCTGCTCATTATGAGAAATCTGCTAGGGCAAAAGAAACTCTGAATCAGGACAACTGCTCGGAAGTCCTCACTCTTTTCCATGAAGTTCCCTGCACTTCCTACTCTTCTGTAAGCAAAAACTGCATACCAGAATCTTTTGCACTTGAAAGTTCATCTCACTTCAAGGAGTTCGTACCCTCAATAAAAGATATAAATGACCAGGGTACAACTGATGAATCCCATCTCACCGTCAAAACCAAAGTGAGTAAGAAATTGGACAGAACCGATGCCGACTATACAGAAATGAATAATGGTGTCATTGAAACCCTGAACTTGGAGAAATCCAGTCCAAGTTCCCATGATGAACAGGTCCAAGAAGCAATAACAGATGAACCAAACAAGCCAGAAATGCTTGGCCTGTTCTCCACAGAGGAAATGCAAACAAATCAGAATTTCCCAAGACATGTTCCTTTGCAATTTGTGGATGGTATCTCAGGAACATGCATGCAAACTCTGGGCCCTGATATGACATACCCTACACCCATCATGCACCAAGTTGGGGGAGCTCATGGAAACCCAAACCTGTTCACAAAGCCAACCACTTCTGCAAGTAGTGAACACCACAGTAACATGTCAAGGCCTTCTGTTCACCAACCCTTGCCAACTTTTCTTCCCCCCTTCACCCCATTGTGCAACAATCAAGAAACTTACGGATCCTTTCTCAACTTTTCTGCTACTTTTTCAAGTCTTCTTGTATCTACTCTGCTGCAAAACCCAGCCGCCCATGCTGCAGCAAGCCTGGCTGCTTCATTCTGGCCCTGCACGAATATGGAAGCTTGGGTAGATTCTTCATCTGGTACTCTCGGAGGGATTCCATTAAGACAGATTAGTCCACCTCCTAGTATGGAAGCAgttgctgctgctactgttgCAGCTGCATCTGCATGGTGGGCAGCCCATGGACTGTTGCCGTTGTGCCCTCCTCTTCACACTGGTTTTAATTGTGTTTCTTCACTACCCACTGAAATTCGATCAACAGATACTGGTCAACCCACAGTAGTcaataaagataaaaaggaCAACACTTCTCAGGATCCACCTTGGGAAGATCAACAACTGGATCCTGAATTCTCTGAGGCTGTGAAAAAAGACTCAGCATCCAAGTCTCCACCTGCCTCATCATCAAATTCTGAGAGTGGAGGTACTAGGTCAAACAGCAGTGAACTGAAAGATCATATGCAGAAGCCTGTGCAGGATCCTGGGTTCCATGAGTCCAACAAGGCTGATGCAAAAAAACAGGTTGACCGCTCCTCATGTGGCTCCAACACAGCTTCCAGCAGTGAAGTAGAGACAGATGCAATAGAGAAGAATGAGAAAGGTGAGGAAGAGTTGAAAGAAATTGATTTAAGCCCTGCATCTGTTGAGCCAAATAATCGTCGCAATAGAAGTACCAGTAACATGAATGAGTCCTGGAAGGAGGTCTCAGAAGAG GGTCGGCTTGCCTTTCAAGCACTTTTCTCTAGAGAAGTACTGCCACAGAGCTTTTCACCTCACCATTATGATCCGAGGAGCAATGAGCATCCAAGGTCAAGTTCCAAAGAAGGAAATGAGAAAGGCAAAGAGGACACATTGCAGGTAGATCTGAGTAGTAAGACATGGAGTACTTGTCTAGATCATCCAGGAGTGGAGAAATATGAATCACTGAGAAGCAGTAACAATCCTGAGGTGGGATTGCTGATGACGGAGCTTGGGCATGCAAGGCTGAAAGGTCGTCGAGCTGGATTTAAACCATACAAAAGGTGTTCACTTGAAGCCAAGGAAGACAAGCTGGCAAGTGGTAGTGGCCAAGGAGAACAGAAAGGTCCTAAGAGGATATGTTTGGGAGGGGAAGCTTCAACTTGA